From a single Rosa rugosa chromosome 7, drRosRugo1.1, whole genome shotgun sequence genomic region:
- the LOC133723562 gene encoding ABC transporter B family member 29, chloroplastic isoform X1 yields the protein MSQRLFLSLIRRPPSPSLSFYLKPKTLYPISTHLNYTHLLSQPPKPQNQLPNSRPFHSLKPFILSQKKPILLGWLCSLVSVYSLSQIVPKIGYLSAQIGSLDPATLQNEGLALGVLVLARIVGVYWQQAFLWEAALKAAFRVRVHVWEKVLERDLGFFEGAGAKQTGDVAYRITAEASDVADTVYAVLNTVVPSALQISVMAAKMVAISPMLSGISAVVIPCMALVIAYLGEKLRTISNKAQLSTAALSAYLNEVLPAILFVKASNAELWENARFKKLAHTDLCEHLKKKKMKALIPQIIQIIYFGGLSMLCVGPMVLCSSSIDISGIVSFVTSLIFLIDPIQGVGKAYNELKQGEPAMERLFDLTRFKSTMMENPDAIDLNRATGEVKFCDVSFKYGENSPHVLNGLNLHIKAGETVALVGPSGGGKTTLIKLLLQLYDPLSGRILIDNHNIKNIRLTSLRRNIGLVSQEITLFSGTIAENIGYKDLMTKIDMEMVENAARTANADEFIKKLPEGYNTDIGPRGSTLSGGQKQRLAIARALYHNSSILILDEATSALDSRSEILVRQAVERMMENRTVLVIAHRLETVLMAKRVFLLNDGKLEELTRSDLLGGQHVSTGLVT from the exons ATGAGCCAAAGATTGTTTCTTTCTCTAATCCGTCGTCCTCCATCGCCATCCCTCTCGTTTTACCTTAAACCCAAAACCCTATACCCTATTTCCACCCACCTCAATTACACCCACCTTCTTTCCCAACCCCCAAAACCCCAAAATCAGCTCCCAAATTCTAGACCCTTCCACTCCCTCAAACCCTTCATTCTCTCCCAGAAAAAGCCCATCCTCCTGGGCTGGCTCTGCAGCCTCGTCTCCGTCTACTCTCTCTCCCAAATTGTCCCCAAAATCGGATATTTATCTGCCCAAATCGGAAGTTTGGACCCAGCCACGTTGCAAAATGAGGGCTTGGCTTTGGGGGTTTTGGTCCTGGCGAGGATCGTCGGCGTCTATTGGCAGCAGGCGTTTCTATGGGAGGCCGCATTGAAGGCGGCGTTTCGGGTTCGGGTTCATGTGTGGGAGAAGGTTCTGGAGAGGGACTTGGGGTTTTTCGAAGGGGCCGGGGCGAAACAGACTGGGGATGTTGCTTATAGGATCACTGCTGAGGCCTCGGATGTTGCGGATACTGTGTATGCTGTTCTCAAT ACTGTTGTACCCAGTGCTCTGCAGATATCGGTTATGGCAGCGAAAATGGTGGCCATCAGCCCTATGTTGTCTGGGATTTCAGCTGTG GTGATTCCATGTATGGCTCTTGTCATTGCTTATCTCGGTGAGAAACTCCGAACAATATCTAACAAGGCCCAGCTCAGCACGGCTGCTCTCTCTGCTTATCTGAATGAG GTCCTCCCTGCAATTCTGTTTGTGAAAGCAAGCAATGCAGAGTTGTGGGAGAATGCTAGGTTTAAGAAGCTTGCTCACACTGACCTCTGTGAGcatttgaaaaagaagaaaatgaaggcACTTATTCCTCAGATCATACAGATTATATATTTTGGAGGGCTTTCTATGCTGTGTGTTGGTCCAATGGTGTTGTGCAGTAGCTCAATCGATATCTCTGGCATAGTTTCATTTGTAACatcattgatttttctgatcgATCCAATTCAG GGTGTTGGAAAAGCATACAATGAGTTGAAGCAAGGAGAACCAGCTATGGAACGGTTGTTTGACCTGACCAGGTTCAAATCAACG ATGATGGAGAATCCAGATGCTATTGATTTAAACCGCGCTACAGGGGAGGTGAAATTTTGTGATGTATCATTTAAATATGGAGAGAATTCCCCTCATGTTCTGAATGGATTGAATCTGCATATTAAAGCTGGAGAGACAGTTGCTCTTGTTGGACCCTCTGGAGGAGGAAAGACAACCCTTATAAAACTACTTCTTCAGCTTTATGATCCTTTGTCTG GTCGTATACTCATTGATAACCATAACATCAAAAACATCAGGTTGACAAGTTTGAGGAGAAATATTGGCCTTGTTTCTCAGGAAATA ACATTATTTTCAGGCACTATTGCTGAGAACATTGGATATAAGGATCTGATGACAAAAATTGACATGGAAATGGTAGAAAATGCAGCAAGAACTGCAAATGCAGATGAGTTTATCAAGAAACTTCCAGAAGGATACAATACCGACATAGGACCAAGGGGCTCAACTTTGAGTGGAGGTCAGAAGCAAAG ACTAGCTATTGCAAGGGCTCTCTATCATAATTCTTCAATATTAATTTTGGATGAAGCTACTTCTGCTTTAGATAGCAGGTCTGAGATTTTGGTGAGACAAGCTGTCGAACGCATGATGGAAAACCGCACG GTCCTGGTTATTGCCCATCGGTTAGAAACCGTTCTGATGGCTAAACGAGTATTCCTTTTAAATGATGGAAAACTTGAAGAGCTAACCCGCTCAGATCTTTTGGGTGGTCAGCATGTGTCAACGGGGCTTGTGACTTGA
- the LOC133721890 gene encoding putative F-box/FBD/LRR-repeat protein At4g03220, which produces MATASCEGEGGCTESENMIGTLGNLPDPVVHHIVSFLAITDLTRFGCVSKKCRELYLSGPSLNFDEFSLANTSSCYERMKLLRSLDKFLIHRGENKLHKFRIRWVPLEYFDHETPCFCGCNEKSRTMAWLHYAVRCNVEVLDLEISIFEDETPLAFPCCIFLCESLRSLSVDMNCKIQIPSFTFFSNLTYLELTNVEIEEESFFKWISQSCKCIEVLNLEDVHGLKNINIESSSLKSLYFEYTFNQTSICHLNISGEKLNNITIVWGFDSPSNKSFNVSAPNLKSFYWVGNLMIHSYMRELVGLEEVGFYLEPEEDEIDHVLDDIGTSHKRSFLVIKEDAMKELYKRGISPTSFGNICYLRMHIGSFVSDLVPSMVFLFGAMTNLSTLYIKSTPPLYDFGSNTSGFNMGYWEQQNLGFIYKLKEVTIELSNGSNGMELARYILEHAQYLEKMVVVYLPHQCDIVKRMLDRSKMISSGIVVFKENRCKRKLV; this is translated from the exons ATGGCTACTGCAAGTTGTGAAGGTGAAGGAGGTTGTACGGAGAGTGAGAATATGATAGGAACGTTGGGTAATCTTCCAGACCCAGTTGTGCATCACattgtttcttttcttgctATCACTGATCTCACTCGTTTTGGCTGTGTGTCCAAAAAGTGTAGAGAACTTTATCTATCAGGTCCATCCTTGAATTTTGATGAATTTTCCTTGGCTAATACATCCTCATGTTATGAAAGGATGAAGTTGTTGAGGTCTTTGGATAAGTTCTTGATTCATCGTGGGGAGAATAAGTTGCACAAATTTCGTATTCGGTGGGTTCCCCTTGAGTACTTTGACCATGAAACACCATGCTTTTGTGGTTGTAATGAGAAGTCTCGAACGATGGCGTGGTTACACTATGCAGTAAGGTGTAATGTGGAAGTGCTTGATCTTGAGATCTCTATATTTGAGGATGAAACACCATTAGCATTTCCATGTTGCATCTTTCTGTGTGAATCTTTGAGGTCTCTATCGGTGGATATGAATTGTAAGATTCAAATACCCTCCTTCACTTTCTTCTCTAATCTCACGTACTTGGAGCTGACAAACGTTGAAATAGAGGAAGAATCATTTTTCAAATGGATCTCACAATCCTGCAAATGCATTGAGGTATTGAATCTTGAGGATGTTCATGGGCTAAAAAATATCAACATTGAAAGCTCGTCTTTGAAATCATTATATTTTGAGTATACTTTCAATCAGACTAGCATCTGTCATCTTAATATATCAGGTGAGAAACTTAACAACATAACTATTGTCTGGGGATTTGATTCACCTAGCAACAAATCGTTTAATGTTTCTGCTCCAAACCTTAAAAGCTTCTATTGGGTGGGGAATTTGATGATTCACTCATATATGAGAGAGCTGGTAGGCTTAGAAGAAGTTGGGTTTTATCTAGAGCCTGAAGAAGATGAGATTGACCATGTCCTAGATGATATCGGCACTTCACACAAGCGTAGCTTTCTTGTTATAAAGGAAGATGCCATGAAG GAACTATACAAGAGAGGAATTTCGCCAACTTCGTTTGGTAATATTTGTTATTTGCGTATGCATATTGGGAGCTTCGTCAGTGACTTAGTCCCATCAATGGTGTTTCTTTTCGGAGCAATGACAAATCTGAGTACTTTATACATCAAGTCTACTCCGCCTTTATACGACTTCGGATCTAAT ACATCTGGTTTCAACATGGGATACTGGGAGCAGCAAAACCTTGGTTTCATTTATAAGCTTAAAGAGGTTACGATCGAGCTTTCCAACGGATCTAATGGAATGGAGTTAGCAAGATATATTCTCGAGCATGCTCAGTATTTGGAGAAGATGGTCGTAGTTTATCTACCCCACCAGTGTGATATTGTTAAAAGGATGTTAGATAGAAGCAAGATGATTTCTAGTGGCATAGTTGTCTTCAAAGAAAATCGATGTAAAAGAAAGCTGGTCTGA
- the LOC133723562 gene encoding ABC transporter B family member 29, chloroplastic isoform X2 yields the protein MSQRLFLSLIRRPPSPSLSFYLKPKTLYPISTHLNYTHLLSQPPKPQNQLPNSRPFHSLKPFILSQKKPILLGWLCSLVSVYSLSQIVPKIGYLSAQIGSLDPATLQNEGLALGVLVLARIVGVYWQQAFLWEAALKAAFRVRVHVWEKVLERDLGFFEGAGAKQTGDVAYRITAEASDVADTVYAVLNTVVPSALQISVMAAKMVAISPMLSGISAVVIPCMALVIAYLGEKLRTISNKAQLSTAALSAYLNEVLPAILFVKASNAELWENARFKKLAHTDLCEHLKKKKMKALIPQIIQIIYFGGLSMLCVGPMVLCSSSIDISGIVSFVTSLIFLIDPIQGVGKAYNELKQGEPAMERLFDLTRFKSTMMENPDAIDLNRATGEVKFCDVSFKYGENSPHVLNGLNLHIKAGETVALVGPSGGGKTTLIKLLLQLYDPLSGTIAENIGYKDLMTKIDMEMVENAARTANADEFIKKLPEGYNTDIGPRGSTLSGGQKQRLAIARALYHNSSILILDEATSALDSRSEILVRQAVERMMENRTVLVIAHRLETVLMAKRVFLLNDGKLEELTRSDLLGGQHVSTGLVT from the exons ATGAGCCAAAGATTGTTTCTTTCTCTAATCCGTCGTCCTCCATCGCCATCCCTCTCGTTTTACCTTAAACCCAAAACCCTATACCCTATTTCCACCCACCTCAATTACACCCACCTTCTTTCCCAACCCCCAAAACCCCAAAATCAGCTCCCAAATTCTAGACCCTTCCACTCCCTCAAACCCTTCATTCTCTCCCAGAAAAAGCCCATCCTCCTGGGCTGGCTCTGCAGCCTCGTCTCCGTCTACTCTCTCTCCCAAATTGTCCCCAAAATCGGATATTTATCTGCCCAAATCGGAAGTTTGGACCCAGCCACGTTGCAAAATGAGGGCTTGGCTTTGGGGGTTTTGGTCCTGGCGAGGATCGTCGGCGTCTATTGGCAGCAGGCGTTTCTATGGGAGGCCGCATTGAAGGCGGCGTTTCGGGTTCGGGTTCATGTGTGGGAGAAGGTTCTGGAGAGGGACTTGGGGTTTTTCGAAGGGGCCGGGGCGAAACAGACTGGGGATGTTGCTTATAGGATCACTGCTGAGGCCTCGGATGTTGCGGATACTGTGTATGCTGTTCTCAAT ACTGTTGTACCCAGTGCTCTGCAGATATCGGTTATGGCAGCGAAAATGGTGGCCATCAGCCCTATGTTGTCTGGGATTTCAGCTGTG GTGATTCCATGTATGGCTCTTGTCATTGCTTATCTCGGTGAGAAACTCCGAACAATATCTAACAAGGCCCAGCTCAGCACGGCTGCTCTCTCTGCTTATCTGAATGAG GTCCTCCCTGCAATTCTGTTTGTGAAAGCAAGCAATGCAGAGTTGTGGGAGAATGCTAGGTTTAAGAAGCTTGCTCACACTGACCTCTGTGAGcatttgaaaaagaagaaaatgaaggcACTTATTCCTCAGATCATACAGATTATATATTTTGGAGGGCTTTCTATGCTGTGTGTTGGTCCAATGGTGTTGTGCAGTAGCTCAATCGATATCTCTGGCATAGTTTCATTTGTAACatcattgatttttctgatcgATCCAATTCAG GGTGTTGGAAAAGCATACAATGAGTTGAAGCAAGGAGAACCAGCTATGGAACGGTTGTTTGACCTGACCAGGTTCAAATCAACG ATGATGGAGAATCCAGATGCTATTGATTTAAACCGCGCTACAGGGGAGGTGAAATTTTGTGATGTATCATTTAAATATGGAGAGAATTCCCCTCATGTTCTGAATGGATTGAATCTGCATATTAAAGCTGGAGAGACAGTTGCTCTTGTTGGACCCTCTGGAGGAGGAAAGACAACCCTTATAAAACTACTTCTTCAGCTTTATGATCCTTTGTCTG GCACTATTGCTGAGAACATTGGATATAAGGATCTGATGACAAAAATTGACATGGAAATGGTAGAAAATGCAGCAAGAACTGCAAATGCAGATGAGTTTATCAAGAAACTTCCAGAAGGATACAATACCGACATAGGACCAAGGGGCTCAACTTTGAGTGGAGGTCAGAAGCAAAG ACTAGCTATTGCAAGGGCTCTCTATCATAATTCTTCAATATTAATTTTGGATGAAGCTACTTCTGCTTTAGATAGCAGGTCTGAGATTTTGGTGAGACAAGCTGTCGAACGCATGATGGAAAACCGCACG GTCCTGGTTATTGCCCATCGGTTAGAAACCGTTCTGATGGCTAAACGAGTATTCCTTTTAAATGATGGAAAACTTGAAGAGCTAACCCGCTCAGATCTTTTGGGTGGTCAGCATGTGTCAACGGGGCTTGTGACTTGA
- the LOC133721101 gene encoding uncharacterized protein LOC133721101: MVHSSSHLVEYKYLKPSSVTKGRNCIRFMRMEPKSKLVATASFGEGRGGCIVNENKKDRLSNLPDEIVHHILSSSLKTPILDIEDLTMFSCVSKRCRQLVLSNPTLRFDGFQRTRISTCSKRSKLMNSFDRLLACRGDCKLQVFDVSWYSHYSWTTPCFCEDNKFRVFTWIYNVLDRYKVETLHVFIEQGLLDDDDILPAFPSYIFHCDSLRSLKVDVNCMIQAPSFAFSSNLRSLVLTSVTIVDEEFFKWISCCCKFIEDLCLDSVYGPKNVTIESSSLELFHFKCAANSRICHLHISGEKLKEIAVDWSFNPYRKISFGILAPNLKRYRWTGNLINHPNLGNLVSLEEAEIRLKPILDGWDNVLEILCRLRGVKVVLLTEEVTKTSGFNMGHWKLQDPALFNQLKEFTIELWGEPNGIELARYILEHSQNLEKMVIVHLPQHSHVKRELSKSKTISNAKLFFSTYT, encoded by the exons ATGGTG CATTCAAGTTCCCATTTAGTTGAGTATAAATATTTGAAACCGAGTTCTGTTACAAAAGGACGCAACTGTATTAGATTCATGAGAATGGAACCCAAGAGTAAGTTAGTGGCTACTGCAAGTTTTGGTGAAGGTAGAGGAGGTTGTATTGTGAATGAGAACAAGAAAGACAGGCTTAGTAATCTTCCGGACGAAATCGTGCACCACATTCTTTCGTCCTCACTTAAAACACCTATCCTTGATATAGAGGACCTCACTATGTTCAGCTGTGTGTCCAAAAGATGCAGACAACTTGTCCTGTCAAACCCGACTTTGCGTTTTGATGGATTTCAGAGGACTAGAATATCCACCTGTAGTAAACGGTCAAAGTTGATGAATTCTTTCGATAGGCTGTTGGCTTGCCGCGGGGATTGTAAGTTACAGGTCTTTGATGTATCATGGTATTCACACTATTCATGGACAACACCATGCTTCTGTGAAGATAACAAATTTCGAGTATTCACTTGGATATACAATGTTCTAGATAGgtataaggttgaaacgcttcATGTTTTTATCGAACAAGGCTTACTAGATGATGATGACATATTACCTGCATTTCCATCCTACATCTTTCATTGTGACTCCTTGAGGTCTCTGAAGGTGGACGTAAATTGTATGATTCAAGCACCCTCCTTTGCTTTTTCTTCAAATCTCAGATCCTTGGTATTGACAAGTGTTACTATAGTAGATGAGGAGTTTTTCAAATGGATCTCATGCTGCTGCAAGTTCATTGAGGATTTATGTCTGGATTCTGTTTATGGGCCAAAAAATGTCACCATTGAAAGCTCATCTTTAGAGTTATTTCACTTTAAGTGTGCTGCTAATAGTAGGATATGCCATCTTCACATCTCAGGTGAGAAGCTTAAAGAAATAGCTGTGGACTGGAGTTTTAATCCGTATAGGAAAATATCATTTGGTATTCTTGCTCCGAATCTTAAAAGATACAGGTGGACTGGGAATTTGATAAATCACCCAAATCTGGGAAATTTAGTATCTCTAGAAGAAGCTGAGATTCGTCTGAAGCCTATATTGGATGGCTGGGACAATGTACTTGAGATTCTTTGCAGATTACGTGGTGTTAAAGTTGTTCTTTTAACTGAAGAGGTCACTAAG ACATCGGGGTTTAATATGGGACACTGGAAGCTGCAAGACCCTGCTCTTTTCAATCAGCTTAAGGAGTTTACAATAGAGCTCTGGGGAGAACCTAATGGAATTGAACTAGCGAGGTATATTCTGGAGCATTCTCAGAATTTGGAGAAAATGGTCATTGTTCACCTGCCGCAACATTCTCATGTTAAAAGGGAGTTGAGTAAAAGCAAGACGATTTCAAATGCCAAGCTTTTCTTCAGTACATATACCTAA